The Leptospirales bacterium genome has a window encoding:
- the folK gene encoding 2-amino-4-hydroxy-6-hydroxymethyldihydropteridine diphosphokinase: MSRAILSLGGNVGDRQRYLAQACAELGRQTGLRILRATTTLDNPALLVEDQAPFLNQLLEIETALSPEDLLDLLKSLEGRLGRIDRFRYGPREIDLDILWFEGELRDSNNLAIPHPALDSRAYVRQLLAQWELSPEELLRA; this comes from the coding sequence ATGAGTCGGGCAATCCTGTCGCTGGGCGGAAACGTGGGCGACCGCCAGCGCTATCTGGCGCAGGCCTGCGCGGAACTCGGAAGGCAAACAGGGCTGCGCATTCTCCGCGCTACAACAACCCTGGACAATCCGGCGCTGCTGGTAGAAGACCAGGCGCCCTTCCTGAACCAACTGCTGGAAATCGAGACCGCTCTTTCGCCTGAGGATTTGCTGGATTTGCTCAAGAGCCTGGAAGGTCGCCTGGGCCGAATCGATCGTTTTCGCTATGGTCCGCGCGAAATCGACCTTGATATTCTCTGGTTCGAAGGCGAGTTGCGGGACTCAAACAATCTTGCAATACCGCACCCGGCTCTGGACTCTCGCGCTTACGTCCGTCAGCTGCTGGCGCAATGGGAACTGAGTCCAGAGGAGCTGCTGCGCGCTTGA
- a CDS encoding ATP-binding protein, translating into MLPHLDKMLRLIRGPEFRPNCMDCLDLGVLYVPGFSRQDRGGYLLCKCQERISRCSGQPPYEYYDVEQSAFRPCPSKAARLRLEKLRILERKSGIPERYRGKFLDDIDGQRSAAVAEAVEDAVDTVVQYGQERSVHSGLYLHGPTGCGKTLISSAILNEVMRIYLVGVRYAKISRDIVGKLRATFNPNSEIYGEGRKIELELARAPALVIDDFGIQKETEWVNQTLYDLIDARYEDNLLTIVTSNEPMDSLRDLAGGRVYSRLREMCIEVRIQASDYRLDQA; encoded by the coding sequence TTGCTGCCCCACCTCGACAAGATGCTGCGATTGATTCGCGGTCCCGAATTTCGGCCAAACTGCATGGACTGTCTGGATCTGGGCGTCCTGTACGTGCCAGGCTTTTCACGCCAGGACCGCGGCGGCTATTTGCTCTGCAAATGTCAGGAACGGATCAGCCGCTGTAGCGGCCAGCCGCCCTACGAATACTATGACGTGGAACAATCGGCGTTCCGGCCCTGTCCCAGCAAGGCGGCGCGTCTGCGCCTGGAAAAGCTGCGCATCCTGGAACGCAAGAGCGGCATACCGGAACGCTACCGCGGGAAGTTCCTGGACGACATCGATGGACAGCGCTCGGCCGCGGTGGCCGAGGCGGTGGAAGATGCAGTGGATACTGTCGTCCAGTATGGACAGGAGCGCAGCGTGCACAGCGGACTTTACCTGCACGGCCCCACCGGCTGCGGCAAAACCCTGATCAGCTCGGCGATCCTCAATGAGGTCATGCGCATATATCTGGTCGGAGTACGCTACGCCAAGATCAGCCGCGATATCGTTGGCAAATTGCGCGCCACGTTCAATCCGAATTCAGAAATCTACGGCGAGGGACGCAAGATCGAGCTGGAACTGGCGCGGGCGCCTGCTCTGGTCATTGATGATTTTGGCATCCAGAAGGAAACAGAGTGGGTGAACCAGACGCTCTATGATCTGATCGACGCTCGTTACGAGGATAACCTGCTGACCATTGTCACTTCCAACGAACCTATGGATTCACTGCGCGACCTGGCCGGCGGACGCGTCTACAGTCGACTTCGTGAAATGTGCATTGAGGTGCGCATCCAGGCCTCGGACTATCGCCTGGATCAGGCATGA